A single region of the Gracilibacillus caseinilyticus genome encodes:
- a CDS encoding PIG-L deacetylase family protein, protein MNSKELMLRIAKPINYPITKYALNNYYNDKKSLSTANVAKNVLVLAPHMDDETIGLGGTIKKHASEGADVHVALITDGSNSVSSLSKEALTKKRIQEMQEVKKLLGIKDIIYMGLPDGNVRSTDHAQSKLIQIIKDVNPDLVYCTLFVDAHPDHTETAILLANVIPKLEDCQFDIRLYEINCAIPPSYINCVVDISETFADKKQAIDTFQSQAIAFDGFISLNQWKTNLVAEQTDAVEVFIELSKEQLVQQKEVLKQYKSQYPDLFKQINRTDTLLWAIYQNQKEKKKFYDEAFMGSNK, encoded by the coding sequence ATGAATAGTAAAGAACTCATGTTGCGAATAGCAAAACCCATTAACTATCCAATTACGAAATATGCGTTAAACAACTATTACAATGACAAGAAAAGCTTATCCACTGCCAATGTAGCAAAGAATGTGTTAGTGTTAGCGCCACATATGGATGACGAAACAATAGGGCTTGGCGGTACCATAAAGAAACACGCCAGCGAAGGTGCTGATGTACATGTAGCATTAATTACAGATGGGTCCAATAGTGTGAGTTCTTTATCAAAAGAAGCGCTGACCAAAAAAAGAATTCAGGAAATGCAGGAAGTCAAAAAATTATTGGGGATAAAAGACATTATCTACATGGGATTACCAGATGGAAATGTCCGTTCCACTGATCATGCACAATCTAAACTTATACAAATCATAAAAGATGTCAATCCTGATCTTGTGTATTGCACATTGTTTGTAGATGCTCACCCGGATCATACGGAAACAGCCATTCTATTAGCAAATGTCATTCCGAAACTGGAAGACTGTCAGTTTGATATCCGCCTTTATGAAATCAACTGTGCGATCCCGCCATCTTATATTAACTGTGTGGTGGATATAAGCGAGACTTTCGCTGACAAGAAGCAGGCGATCGATACGTTCCAGTCACAAGCTATTGCATTTGACGGGTTTATCTCATTGAATCAATGGAAAACCAATTTAGTTGCGGAACAGACAGATGCTGTTGAAGTATTTATTGAGTTATCCAAAGAGCAGCTTGTCCAGCAGAAAGAAGTATTAAAACAATATAAGTCACAATACCCGGATCTTTTTAAACAAATCAACCGTACCGATACTTTGTTGTGGGCGATATATCAAAATCAAAAAGAGAAAAAGAAGTTTTATGACGAGGCGTTTATGGGAAGTAATAAATAG
- a CDS encoding glycosyltransferase family 4 protein — protein sequence MNYILPFILCLTFALILTPLVKKLAIKIGAVDKPNARKVHQKLMPRLGGLAIYVSFLLGYLIFQPVGIDSWPLLIGGTMIVILGVLDDLYELSAKIKFIGQIVAASITVVGGMQINFIVLPFTDKIEFGFLAVPITIIWIVAITNAINLIDGLDGLAAGVSSIALLTIVSMSFTMGNLYIAVMALLLLGSTLGFLWFNFNPAKIFMGDTGSMFLGYMISVLSIIGLYKNITFFSLIIPIVILGVPILDTTFAIIRRFIKKKPLSAPDKDHLHHCLINLGFSHRQTVVAIYALSALFGAAAVLFTKATVWGSAFMLVLLLVLIELIVEITGLVSHNYRPLLNLVATNRKK from the coding sequence ATGAATTATATCTTGCCTTTTATATTGTGTTTGACTTTTGCCTTGATCTTAACACCATTAGTGAAAAAGTTAGCAATTAAAATAGGTGCAGTTGATAAGCCAAATGCAAGAAAAGTTCACCAGAAATTAATGCCTAGACTAGGTGGGTTAGCAATATATGTTAGCTTTCTGTTAGGTTATCTAATCTTTCAACCTGTCGGCATAGATTCGTGGCCACTGTTAATCGGTGGAACGATGATTGTCATACTTGGGGTTCTGGATGATTTATACGAATTATCAGCAAAAATCAAATTTATCGGACAAATCGTGGCTGCTAGTATTACGGTAGTCGGAGGCATGCAAATTAATTTTATTGTATTACCATTTACCGATAAGATAGAATTTGGATTTTTAGCAGTTCCAATCACTATCATTTGGATTGTGGCAATTACCAATGCCATTAACTTAATTGATGGTTTAGACGGACTAGCAGCTGGTGTATCATCCATTGCTTTATTAACAATTGTTAGTATGTCCTTTACTATGGGGAATTTGTATATTGCTGTAATGGCATTATTATTGTTAGGAAGTACGTTAGGATTTCTATGGTTTAACTTTAATCCGGCAAAGATATTTATGGGTGACACCGGATCGATGTTCTTAGGCTATATGATTAGTGTGCTTTCCATCATCGGGTTGTATAAGAACATTACATTTTTCTCGTTAATTATTCCGATTGTAATCTTAGGTGTTCCAATTCTTGATACAACTTTTGCGATTATCAGAAGATTTATTAAGAAGAAACCATTATCGGCACCTGATAAAGATCATTTACATCATTGCTTAATTAATTTAGGCTTTTCTCACCGCCAGACAGTGGTTGCTATTTACGCATTAAGTGCATTGTTTGGTGCTGCAGCGGTTCTTTTCACAAAGGCTACTGTATGGGGATCAGCGTTCATGCTCGTATTATTATTAGTACTGATTGAATTAATAGTTGAAATAACGGGCTTGGTCAGTCATAACTATCGACCTTTGTTAAATTTGGTTGCTACAAACCGTAAGAAATAG
- a CDS encoding glycosyltransferase family 4 protein, which yields MQSIVYGVLAFLISCVLYIPVKKLAIYFHIIDLPKDGKIHDRPIPRIGGLAIFSSFLLTVIISPLNWKDINVWLTGAVFITLVGILDDKFTLRAIVKLFFQIAITVCLIVFGEMEISKLAMPIFGLVDLGIFGYVVTFVWIIGMINAINLIDGLDGLAAGVTMIGLTVMMMMAVFDLQLDLVIICMILIGAIAGFLIFNLHPAKIFMGDTGSLFLGYMMATIPLLGLFKQVTFFSFIIPVIILTIPIFDTLFVILKRLSNNQNIFHRDRKHLHYRLIEQGWTQKQTVFIIYGFAISFGIFSMVIAFATTPFKIVLIIIYLFIIALFARLIWNIPSETDK from the coding sequence ATGCAGTCTATAGTTTATGGAGTATTGGCCTTTCTTATAAGTTGTGTTCTCTATATTCCAGTGAAGAAGTTAGCGATTTACTTTCATATAATCGATCTTCCAAAGGACGGAAAAATTCATGATCGACCAATCCCTCGTATTGGTGGTTTAGCGATATTTTCATCTTTTTTGTTAACAGTCATAATTTCACCTTTGAATTGGAAAGATATAAATGTATGGCTAACAGGAGCGGTGTTCATTACGTTAGTTGGAATTTTAGATGATAAATTCACATTACGTGCGATTGTCAAACTTTTTTTTCAAATAGCAATTACAGTGTGTCTGATTGTATTCGGTGAAATGGAAATTTCCAAGCTTGCCATGCCTATTTTTGGACTTGTTGATTTAGGTATATTCGGTTATGTCGTAACTTTCGTCTGGATTATTGGTATGATTAATGCGATTAATCTTATCGACGGATTGGATGGCCTTGCAGCCGGAGTGACAATGATCGGCTTGACCGTAATGATGATGATGGCAGTATTTGATCTTCAATTAGACCTCGTTATTATTTGTATGATTTTAATAGGTGCTATAGCTGGATTTTTAATCTTTAACCTTCACCCTGCCAAAATATTTATGGGTGATACGGGGTCACTTTTCTTAGGCTATATGATGGCCACAATACCTTTGTTAGGTTTGTTCAAACAAGTGACTTTCTTTAGCTTTATCATACCTGTTATCATCTTGACAATTCCTATTTTTGATACGCTTTTTGTCATTCTAAAAAGACTTTCGAACAATCAGAATATTTTTCATCGTGATCGAAAACATTTACATTATCGATTAATAGAGCAGGGGTGGACGCAGAAACAGACGGTATTCATTATCTATGGTTTTGCGATCAGCTTCGGTATATTTTCAATGGTTATAGCCTTTGCAACGACACCATTTAAAATAGTTCTAATTATCATATATTTATTTATCATTGCTTTATTCGCCAGACTAATTTGGAACATACCAAGTGAGACGGATAAATAG
- a CDS encoding nucleotide sugar dehydrogenase, protein MFAKHGYKVHGVDVNQDVVDTLQRKALHIEEPGLQEALEEVMDEGNFTVSTSPIKADAFIIAVPSPITEEKTANLDYVRAATEAILPFVEKGNLVVLESTVPPRTVEDIMLPVLRKTELDLDNDIYISHSPERVIPGKIFQELEENDRIVGGMNPASAEKTKELYKAFVKGEIHLTDATTAEMVKVMENTYRDVNIAFANELAKISTNIGINAWEAIRLANFHPRVNIHQPGPGVGGHCIAVDPWFLVELEPEESKIISLARETNDNMPAYTVKRIKEIAEENQIIQPKIGLFGLSFKGNVDDMRESPSLTVMEHLNKEGLDYKVFDPYIKDIRVPHQVLSINELAEDMDMIVILTDHQLFNTYEPETLIALMNQSVIFDTKNLIDENKWRQAGFDYARLGDTKNR, encoded by the coding sequence ATGTTTGCGAAACATGGCTACAAAGTTCATGGGGTCGACGTAAATCAAGATGTGGTGGATACATTACAAAGAAAAGCTTTGCATATTGAAGAACCAGGTTTACAAGAAGCATTGGAGGAAGTAATGGACGAGGGTAATTTTACCGTATCTACTTCTCCAATTAAGGCGGATGCATTTATTATTGCGGTTCCATCTCCAATTACAGAAGAGAAGACGGCTAATTTGGATTATGTGCGTGCTGCAACAGAAGCCATTTTACCATTTGTTGAAAAAGGTAATCTTGTCGTCCTTGAATCGACTGTGCCACCACGTACAGTAGAAGATATTATGCTGCCTGTTTTACGTAAAACAGAATTAGATTTAGATAACGATATTTATATTTCCCATTCACCAGAGCGCGTTATTCCAGGTAAGATATTCCAGGAACTAGAAGAAAATGATCGCATTGTAGGTGGAATGAATCCGGCATCAGCCGAAAAAACAAAAGAATTATATAAAGCATTCGTGAAAGGGGAAATCCATTTAACGGATGCTACAACTGCAGAAATGGTAAAAGTAATGGAGAATACCTATCGTGATGTAAACATTGCCTTTGCGAACGAACTGGCTAAAATCTCGACTAATATCGGTATTAATGCATGGGAAGCAATCCGCTTAGCTAATTTCCATCCACGTGTAAATATTCACCAGCCAGGTCCTGGTGTAGGCGGTCATTGTATTGCAGTGGATCCATGGTTCCTTGTGGAATTAGAGCCGGAAGAGTCTAAGATTATTTCATTAGCTCGTGAAACAAATGATAATATGCCAGCTTACACTGTAAAAAGAATCAAAGAAATTGCAGAAGAGAATCAGATTATTCAGCCTAAAATCGGCTTATTTGGATTGTCCTTTAAAGGAAATGTAGATGACATGAGAGAAAGTCCTAGTTTAACTGTCATGGAACATTTAAACAAAGAGGGCTTAGATTACAAAGTATTTGACCCATATATCAAGGATATTCGAGTACCTCATCAAGTGTTGTCGATTAACGAATTGGCAGAAGACATGGACATGATTGTCATCTTAACGGATCATCAATTATTTAATACGTATGAGCCTGAGACATTAATAGCACTAATGAACCAGTCTGTTATTTTTGATACAAAGAACTTAATTGACGAAAACAAATGGCGTCAAGCAGGTTTCGATTATGCTCGCTTAGGCGATACGAAAAACAGGTGA
- a CDS encoding WecB/TagA/CpsF family glycosyltransferase gives MNKETILGVQVSKETYSSITDKLFNLMGTSDQAFIVAVNPEKIMKAAEDPELKDLINAADYQIPDGIGILIASRLQKGSVRDRITGIDLMQTLVAEAEKREKKIFLYGGKPGVADKAAAQIQLDHPKINIAGTINGYEKDEEKIIETINAANPDILFVALGSPKQEEWIKANKQRLNVSVFQGVGGSFDVIAGNIKRAPKIFIKFGLEWLYRLLIEPWRIKRQLALPKFLLKVFSGKK, from the coding sequence ATGAATAAGGAAACAATATTAGGTGTACAAGTATCGAAGGAAACATATTCATCCATAACAGACAAATTATTTAACTTGATGGGAACAAGTGATCAGGCATTTATTGTTGCTGTAAACCCTGAAAAAATCATGAAAGCAGCAGAAGATCCAGAATTAAAAGATCTCATTAATGCGGCTGATTATCAGATCCCGGATGGTATCGGCATTCTGATTGCATCACGCCTGCAAAAAGGTTCTGTACGTGATCGTATTACAGGCATAGACTTAATGCAGACACTTGTAGCAGAAGCAGAGAAGCGCGAAAAGAAGATTTTCTTATATGGCGGTAAGCCTGGTGTAGCAGATAAGGCAGCCGCTCAAATCCAATTGGACCATCCGAAAATCAATATAGCTGGTACGATCAATGGCTATGAGAAAGACGAAGAAAAGATTATTGAGACGATCAATGCAGCGAATCCAGATATTCTGTTTGTTGCATTAGGAAGTCCAAAACAGGAAGAATGGATAAAAGCCAACAAACAACGCCTGAATGTATCGGTGTTTCAAGGTGTTGGTGGTTCCTTTGATGTTATCGCAGGTAATATCAAGCGAGCACCAAAAATCTTTATTAAATTCGGACTGGAATGGCTTTACCGCCTATTAATCGAACCGTGGCGAATTAAGAGACAACTAGCATTACCGAAGTTTCTGTTAAAAGTATTTTCCGGAAAGAAATAA
- a CDS encoding acyltransferase: MQKRIDSIYFLRLFAMLLVVLVHATGTYYSTLPMDGEAFAKYHFFNRFIRIEAGIFIMLTALVFFYNFSNKNLSVSLFIDYLKKRVLYILVPYIVWAVFYEFYARLTIHRELSIMDILSRILQGDSYYQLHFIFLIVQFYLVFPIFITLAKKLSFFRKYMWLIGIIVEILYYYLNDKYDLVSFNLFLNMLGPYFMGAWIGMHYQAIKSNIHKRLPTILFGIVFVVAGSALALLHYYVYTVQSFYLKGIYYKLIETTFLVGGSYFFFRVAELLLKISSASVMNITRNIALYSFGFYLLHPFVLKEVARFIPVHNNYLFHIEVLGRYVFTVIFCYFIIYFIHRFFPFAGLLFGKLPKKAARLPLLNQRKSAS; the protein is encoded by the coding sequence ATGCAAAAAAGAATAGATTCTATTTATTTTTTACGATTATTTGCTATGTTGCTGGTCGTGTTGGTCCATGCAACCGGAACATACTATAGCACGTTACCGATGGATGGAGAGGCTTTTGCAAAGTATCATTTTTTCAATCGGTTTATCAGGATCGAAGCAGGCATTTTTATTATGTTAACTGCATTAGTATTCTTTTATAATTTTTCGAACAAAAATCTTTCTGTTTCTCTATTTATTGATTATCTTAAAAAGCGTGTACTCTATATCCTGGTACCTTATATCGTCTGGGCCGTTTTTTATGAGTTTTATGCTCGGCTTACGATCCACAGAGAACTAAGTATCATGGATATTCTCAGCAGGATACTTCAAGGCGATTCCTATTACCAGTTGCACTTTATTTTCTTGATTGTCCAGTTTTATTTGGTGTTTCCTATTTTTATCACGCTGGCAAAAAAACTCAGCTTCTTCCGGAAATATATGTGGCTGATCGGAATCATTGTGGAAATTCTATACTACTATTTAAATGACAAATATGACTTGGTTTCTTTCAACCTCTTTCTAAATATGCTTGGTCCCTACTTTATGGGCGCCTGGATAGGCATGCATTATCAGGCCATCAAAAGCAACATTCATAAGAGATTACCAACTATCCTGTTCGGTATAGTCTTTGTTGTTGCCGGTTCTGCTCTAGCACTGCTGCATTACTATGTATATACGGTGCAATCCTTTTATCTTAAAGGAATCTATTATAAACTGATAGAAACAACGTTTCTGGTAGGGGGAAGTTACTTCTTCTTCAGAGTGGCAGAATTATTACTGAAGATCAGTTCTGCTAGTGTGATGAATATCACTCGGAATATTGCTCTTTATTCGTTCGGATTCTATTTACTTCATCCCTTCGTGCTAAAAGAGGTTGCCAGATTCATACCGGTTCATAATAACTATCTATTTCATATTGAAGTTCTCGGACGCTATGTGTTCACCGTGATATTCTGTTATTTTATCATTTACTTTATACACCGTTTCTTTCCATTTGCAGGATTGCTGTTTGGTAAGCTCCCGAAAAAGGCTGCTCGACTACCGCTGCTGAATCAGCGTAAGTCTGCGAGTTAA
- a CDS encoding GNAT family N-acetyltransferase — translation MIRSATKQDKNKILDLFEKVFHNRMSDEEYEWKYYENPNPRNPLVLVYEEDDQILGHVALWVNDAFINGEIHNVGLRVDTMVDPDARGKGIYRKLLDELLEVAEDKDIAILYGYPAEKAKELFIRYTGAVHLTDVPRLLLLQKPVELLSRNKPFLKAFTFIDKLFQAVQMKKTDYQPSSIEEIKKCDARFDQLQLDNKDQYPVKLKRGMNYLNWRYLNHPFRDYKILAHVEDNQLKGYIVYRVIEQSNQGMIIDMDVHDWQDREVVQNLIAAAVDRMKGTAAIQAWALEPSALYQSLKNHKFLHKDNPMPMVVRDIKELAIDSSTTHSWYVTNGDVDSF, via the coding sequence ATGATAAGAAGTGCAACAAAACAAGACAAAAATAAAATATTAGATCTATTTGAAAAAGTATTTCACAACAGGATGTCAGACGAAGAGTACGAATGGAAATATTACGAGAATCCAAATCCGCGTAATCCATTAGTATTGGTATATGAAGAAGATGATCAGATTTTGGGACATGTGGCATTATGGGTGAATGATGCGTTTATTAATGGCGAAATACATAATGTTGGATTACGTGTTGATACGATGGTAGACCCTGATGCCCGTGGTAAAGGAATCTATCGTAAATTGTTAGATGAGTTATTAGAAGTCGCTGAAGATAAAGATATCGCTATTCTATATGGTTATCCAGCCGAAAAAGCGAAGGAATTGTTTATTCGTTACACAGGTGCAGTTCATCTCACCGATGTTCCTCGCTTACTGCTTCTGCAAAAGCCGGTTGAGTTATTAAGCCGTAATAAACCATTTTTAAAAGCTTTCACATTTATTGACAAATTGTTTCAAGCTGTTCAAATGAAAAAGACGGATTATCAACCTTCATCAATAGAAGAAATAAAAAAATGTGATGCTCGCTTTGATCAATTACAATTAGACAATAAAGACCAATATCCCGTTAAACTAAAGCGGGGTATGAATTATTTGAATTGGCGCTATCTGAATCATCCTTTTCGTGATTATAAAATACTGGCACATGTCGAGGACAATCAATTAAAAGGGTACATCGTGTACAGAGTGATCGAGCAATCCAATCAAGGGATGATCATTGATATGGATGTCCACGATTGGCAAGATAGAGAAGTAGTGCAGAATCTGATAGCTGCCGCAGTCGATCGAATGAAAGGAACTGCGGCAATCCAGGCGTGGGCTCTGGAGCCAAGTGCTCTTTATCAATCGTTAAAAAATCATAAGTTTCTACACAAAGATAATCCAATGCCAATGGTTGTGAGAGATATCAAAGAATTGGCAATCGACAGCAGTACAACGCATTCCTGGTATGTAACAAACGGCGATGTGGATTCATTTTAA
- a CDS encoding S-layer homology domain-containing protein translates to MKWKLALSLTAVLFMITPLHNEAATEDIMDIKEMITEVSMEEDIPPEILKAIAYNENAFQQFDENGEPYISDDGGIGVMQVTPEKTDVPVDINRLKTDTEYNIRMGAKILNAKWDLNYLPIINNHSKDVLENWYFAITAYNGLSKQNDPNLHPDSAYAEEIYSYISSRSLLEKDGDYFDFPTFEFNYEDNSSIMHFPVGVDYQTTKSTMTRQSHEIGDLVYIDGKDGGANRYDELYGTSTRVAANTTWTIESKPIEAEGSRNDPASNHYVYYKVSNGNVEGYIASSYLVPLLFNDITPGTDEAESIQQLVTKGIINGYTLDDGTKEFRPAKTLSRSQAAELLKRSLDLSIPNNVETILNNYNDVDANHYYAEAIAATYEAGILQGAPADNGRVFNDDEPLSRSQMASILVRAFNLEDTKENTGVNLDNVSGSHKESVKILAQHGLTTQLDDFRPAESVSRGQFATFLYRALQLGNN, encoded by the coding sequence ATGAAATGGAAACTAGCATTATCTCTGACAGCTGTTCTTTTTATGATCACACCGTTACATAACGAAGCTGCAACCGAAGATATCATGGACATTAAAGAAATGATAACGGAGGTCTCTATGGAAGAGGATATTCCGCCTGAAATCCTTAAAGCCATTGCATATAATGAAAATGCTTTCCAGCAATTTGATGAAAATGGAGAGCCTTATATTTCAGATGATGGCGGAATTGGTGTCATGCAAGTAACACCTGAAAAAACAGACGTGCCCGTTGATATTAACAGACTTAAAACAGATACAGAATATAATATTCGGATGGGTGCAAAGATTCTCAATGCAAAGTGGGATTTAAATTATTTGCCGATCATTAACAATCATTCGAAAGATGTGTTAGAAAATTGGTATTTTGCGATTACTGCATATAACGGACTTTCGAAACAGAATGATCCTAACCTGCATCCTGACAGTGCTTATGCAGAAGAAATCTACAGCTACATTAGTTCGCGGTCGCTTTTAGAAAAAGATGGAGACTACTTTGACTTCCCTACCTTCGAATTTAATTATGAAGACAATAGTTCTATTATGCACTTTCCTGTAGGAGTAGACTATCAAACTACTAAATCTACCATGACACGCCAAAGTCATGAAATCGGTGACCTGGTATATATCGATGGAAAAGATGGAGGAGCTAACCGCTACGATGAGTTATATGGTACCTCTACTCGTGTAGCTGCTAATACAACATGGACAATCGAAAGTAAACCAATCGAAGCGGAAGGATCCAGAAATGATCCAGCCTCGAATCACTATGTTTATTACAAGGTATCTAACGGCAATGTGGAAGGCTATATCGCTTCCTCCTATCTCGTGCCGCTTCTTTTTAACGATATTACACCTGGCACGGACGAAGCAGAGTCCATTCAACAACTGGTAACAAAAGGTATTATTAATGGCTACACACTTGATGATGGTACAAAAGAATTCCGTCCAGCTAAAACGTTGTCCCGTTCCCAAGCTGCAGAATTACTTAAAAGATCCCTTGATTTAAGTATTCCTAATAATGTCGAGACGATTCTTAACAACTATAACGATGTTGATGCAAATCATTACTATGCCGAAGCCATTGCTGCAACTTATGAAGCTGGCATCTTGCAGGGTGCACCTGCTGATAATGGACGAGTTTTCAACGATGATGAGCCATTAAGCCGTTCCCAAATGGCATCGATCCTGGTACGGGCATTTAACCTTGAAGATACCAAAGAAAATACTGGCGTGAACCTGGATAACGTTTCAGGCTCTCATAAAGAGAGTGTAAAGATCCTTGCTCAGCACGGACTTACCACGCAATTAGACGATTTCCGTCCAGCAGAAAGCGTTTCTCGCGGTCAGTTTGCTACCTTCTTGTATCGTGCATTACAATTAGGAAACAATTAA